From Mustela erminea isolate mMusErm1 chromosome 1, mMusErm1.Pri, whole genome shotgun sequence, a single genomic window includes:
- the ZKSCAN7 gene encoding zinc finger protein with KRAB and SCAN domains 7 isoform X5, with protein MAPPSPIAGCTGDRLPAHPSEHRSARPPWPPRVPGSWRGRKWVLFSLPARPLFSLLQATGASACRGRCDCTRGSAAYQFLSVDYTERKWKGPALSQRAVFRSIMPENYCSVASMAGETRMQHSECPAKQEVSKEPGSPGETSGGLCGIVSEELEAGAAYEGTLEKLEGQPSEEEGSRLEDYFFKITHEDRDKSTKDGCDEYNELGKHPDLSSSAVECQGILKGQKFYQCDECGKAFNRSSHLTGHQRIHTGEKPYECNECGKTFRQTSQLIVHLRTHTGEKPYECNECGNTYRHSSHLIQHQRLHNGEKPYKCNECAKAFTQSSQLIDHQRTHTGEKPYECTECGEAFIRSKSLVRHQVVHTGKKPYRCSECGKAFCSNRNLVDHQRIHTGEKPYECNECGKAFSRSKCLIRHQSLHTGQKPYKCSDCGKAFNQNSQLVDHERIHTGEKPFECNECGKAFSLSKCLIRHQRLHTGEKPYKCNECGKSFNQNSHLIIHQRIHTGEKPYECNECGKVFSYSSSLMVHQRTHTGEKPYKCSDCGKAFSDSSQLIVHQRVHTGEKPYECIECGKAFSQRSTFNHHQRTHIGEKHSGLAHSVS; from the exons ATGGCCCCGCCTAGCCCGATTGCCGGTTGTACTGGCGACCGCCTTCCAGCTCACCCTTCAGAGCACAGAAGTGCGCGCCCACCTTGGCCACCGAGAGTTCCGGGATCCTGGAGGGGCCGGAAGTGGGTCTTGTTCTCGCTTCCGGCTCGGCCATTGTTTTCGCTCCTGCAGGCCACGGGTGCTTCCGCATGCAGGGGTCGCTGCGACTGTACACGG GGATCTGCAGCGTACCAGTTCCTTTCTGTGGACTATACTGAGAGGAAGTGGAAAGGTCCAGCCCTCAGTCAGAGAGCTGTGTTCCGGAGCATCATGCCGGAAAACTATTGCAGCGTGGCCTCAATGG CAGGTGAGACTAGGATGCAGCATTCAGAGTGTCCTGCAAAACAGGAAGTTTCTAAAGAACCAGGGTCACCTGGTGAGACATCTGGAGGCCTCTGTGGAATAGTTTCTGAGGAACTAGAGGCAGGAGCTGCCTATGAAGGTACTTTAGAAAAGCTGGAAGGGCAACcctcagaggaagaaggaagcagactggaagattatttcttcaaaataacaCATGAAGATAGAGATAAATCCACAAAGGATGGATGTGATGAATATAATGAACTTGGGAAACATCCAGATCTATCCTCTAGTGCTGTTGAATGTCAAGGAATTCTGAAGGGACAGAAATTTTATCAATGTGATGAATGTGGTAAAGCTTTCAATCGAAGTTCACACCTCACTGGGCATCAAAGaatccacactggagagaaaccctatgagtgTAATGAATGTGGTAAGACCTTTAGGCAGACCTCTCAACTTATAGTTCATCTCAGAACCCACACAGGGGAAAAGCCCTATGAGTGCAATGAGTGTGGAAATACTTACCGACACAGCTCCCATCTTATTCAACACCAGAGACTCCATAATGGTGAGAAACCATATAAGTGTAATGAATGTGCAAAAGCTTTCACTCAGAGTTCCCAACTGATTGACCACCAGAGAACCCATACTGgggagaaaccttatgaatgcaCTGAGTGTGGTGAGGCCTTCATTCGTAGTAAAAGTCTTGTCCGACATCAGGTAGTTCACACTGGTAAAAAACCTTACAGGTGTAGTGAGTGTGGGAAAGCTTTCTGTTCTAATAGAAATCTTGTTGATCATCAGAGGATCCATACTGGGGAAAAACCTTATGAGTGTAATGAATGTGGCAAGGCTTTCAGTCGGAGTAAATGTCTTATTCGACATCAGAGCCTCCACACTGGGCAAAAAccatacaaatgtagtgattgtGGGAAAGCTTTCAATCAGAACTCTCAGCTTGTTGACCATGAACGAATTCATACCGGAGAAAAACCTTTTGAATGTAATGAGTGTGGTAAGGCATTCAGTCTCAGTAAATGTCTTATTCGACATCAGAGACTTCACACAGGTGAAAAGCCCTATAAATGCAACGAGTGTGGAAAATCCTTCAACCAAAACTCACACCTTATTATTcaccagagaattcacactggtGAGAAGCCTTATGAATGTAATGAGTGTGGGAAGGTCTTCAGTTACAGCTCCAGTCTCATGGTACATCAGAGAACCCATACAGGggagaaaccctataaatgtaGTGATTGTGGGAAAGCTTTTAGTGACAGCTCGCAGCTCATTGTGCACCAGAGGgttcacacaggagagaagcctTATGAATGTAttgagtgtgggaaagccttcagtcaGCGTTCCACTTTTAATCACCACCAGCGAACTCACATTGGAGAGAAGCACTCAGGTCTGGCTCACTCAGTTTCTTAA
- the ZKSCAN7 gene encoding zinc finger protein with KRAB and SCAN domains 7 isoform X8, with product MVGPQGSAAYQFLSVDYTERKWKGPALSQRAVFRSIMPENYCSVASMAGETRMQHSECPAKQEVSKEPGSPGETSGGLCGIVSEELEAGAAYEGTLEKLEGQPSEEEGSRLEDYFFKITHEDRDKSTKDGCDEYNELGKHPDLSSSAVECQGILKGQKFYQCDECGKAFNRSSHLTGHQRIHTGEKPYECNECGKTFRQTSQLIVHLRTHTGEKPYECNECGNTYRHSSHLIQHQRLHNGEKPYKCNECAKAFTQSSQLIDHQRTHTGEKPYECTECGEAFIRSKSLVRHQVVHTGKKPYRCSECGKAFCSNRNLVDHQRIHTGEKPYECNECGKAFSRSKCLIRHQSLHTGQKPYKCSDCGKAFNQNSQLVDHERIHTGEKPFECNECGKAFSLSKCLIRHQRLHTGEKPYKCNECGKSFNQNSHLIIHQRIHTGEKPYECNECGKVFSYSSSLMVHQRTHTGEKPYKCSDCGKAFSDSSQLIVHQRVHTGEKPYECIECGKAFSQRSTFNHHQRTHIGEKHSGLAHSVS from the exons ATGGTCGGGCCCCAG GGATCTGCAGCGTACCAGTTCCTTTCTGTGGACTATACTGAGAGGAAGTGGAAAGGTCCAGCCCTCAGTCAGAGAGCTGTGTTCCGGAGCATCATGCCGGAAAACTATTGCAGCGTGGCCTCAATGG CAGGTGAGACTAGGATGCAGCATTCAGAGTGTCCTGCAAAACAGGAAGTTTCTAAAGAACCAGGGTCACCTGGTGAGACATCTGGAGGCCTCTGTGGAATAGTTTCTGAGGAACTAGAGGCAGGAGCTGCCTATGAAGGTACTTTAGAAAAGCTGGAAGGGCAACcctcagaggaagaaggaagcagactggaagattatttcttcaaaataacaCATGAAGATAGAGATAAATCCACAAAGGATGGATGTGATGAATATAATGAACTTGGGAAACATCCAGATCTATCCTCTAGTGCTGTTGAATGTCAAGGAATTCTGAAGGGACAGAAATTTTATCAATGTGATGAATGTGGTAAAGCTTTCAATCGAAGTTCACACCTCACTGGGCATCAAAGaatccacactggagagaaaccctatgagtgTAATGAATGTGGTAAGACCTTTAGGCAGACCTCTCAACTTATAGTTCATCTCAGAACCCACACAGGGGAAAAGCCCTATGAGTGCAATGAGTGTGGAAATACTTACCGACACAGCTCCCATCTTATTCAACACCAGAGACTCCATAATGGTGAGAAACCATATAAGTGTAATGAATGTGCAAAAGCTTTCACTCAGAGTTCCCAACTGATTGACCACCAGAGAACCCATACTGgggagaaaccttatgaatgcaCTGAGTGTGGTGAGGCCTTCATTCGTAGTAAAAGTCTTGTCCGACATCAGGTAGTTCACACTGGTAAAAAACCTTACAGGTGTAGTGAGTGTGGGAAAGCTTTCTGTTCTAATAGAAATCTTGTTGATCATCAGAGGATCCATACTGGGGAAAAACCTTATGAGTGTAATGAATGTGGCAAGGCTTTCAGTCGGAGTAAATGTCTTATTCGACATCAGAGCCTCCACACTGGGCAAAAAccatacaaatgtagtgattgtGGGAAAGCTTTCAATCAGAACTCTCAGCTTGTTGACCATGAACGAATTCATACCGGAGAAAAACCTTTTGAATGTAATGAGTGTGGTAAGGCATTCAGTCTCAGTAAATGTCTTATTCGACATCAGAGACTTCACACAGGTGAAAAGCCCTATAAATGCAACGAGTGTGGAAAATCCTTCAACCAAAACTCACACCTTATTATTcaccagagaattcacactggtGAGAAGCCTTATGAATGTAATGAGTGTGGGAAGGTCTTCAGTTACAGCTCCAGTCTCATGGTACATCAGAGAACCCATACAGGggagaaaccctataaatgtaGTGATTGTGGGAAAGCTTTTAGTGACAGCTCGCAGCTCATTGTGCACCAGAGGgttcacacaggagagaagcctTATGAATGTAttgagtgtgggaaagccttcagtcaGCGTTCCACTTTTAATCACCACCAGCGAACTCACATTGGAGAGAAGCACTCAGGTCTGGCTCACTCAGTTTCTTAA
- the ZKSCAN7 gene encoding zinc finger protein with KRAB and SCAN domains 7 isoform X7, with translation MTQGYTSSALGTLGSAAYQFLSVDYTERKWKGPALSQRAVFRSIMPENYCSVASMAGETRMQHSECPAKQEVSKEPGSPGETSGGLCGIVSEELEAGAAYEGTLEKLEGQPSEEEGSRLEDYFFKITHEDRDKSTKDGCDEYNELGKHPDLSSSAVECQGILKGQKFYQCDECGKAFNRSSHLTGHQRIHTGEKPYECNECGKTFRQTSQLIVHLRTHTGEKPYECNECGNTYRHSSHLIQHQRLHNGEKPYKCNECAKAFTQSSQLIDHQRTHTGEKPYECTECGEAFIRSKSLVRHQVVHTGKKPYRCSECGKAFCSNRNLVDHQRIHTGEKPYECNECGKAFSRSKCLIRHQSLHTGQKPYKCSDCGKAFNQNSQLVDHERIHTGEKPFECNECGKAFSLSKCLIRHQRLHTGEKPYKCNECGKSFNQNSHLIIHQRIHTGEKPYECNECGKVFSYSSSLMVHQRTHTGEKPYKCSDCGKAFSDSSQLIVHQRVHTGEKPYECIECGKAFSQRSTFNHHQRTHIGEKHSGLAHSVS, from the exons ATGACCCAGGGATACACCTCCTCCGCACTGGGCACTCTG GGATCTGCAGCGTACCAGTTCCTTTCTGTGGACTATACTGAGAGGAAGTGGAAAGGTCCAGCCCTCAGTCAGAGAGCTGTGTTCCGGAGCATCATGCCGGAAAACTATTGCAGCGTGGCCTCAATGG CAGGTGAGACTAGGATGCAGCATTCAGAGTGTCCTGCAAAACAGGAAGTTTCTAAAGAACCAGGGTCACCTGGTGAGACATCTGGAGGCCTCTGTGGAATAGTTTCTGAGGAACTAGAGGCAGGAGCTGCCTATGAAGGTACTTTAGAAAAGCTGGAAGGGCAACcctcagaggaagaaggaagcagactggaagattatttcttcaaaataacaCATGAAGATAGAGATAAATCCACAAAGGATGGATGTGATGAATATAATGAACTTGGGAAACATCCAGATCTATCCTCTAGTGCTGTTGAATGTCAAGGAATTCTGAAGGGACAGAAATTTTATCAATGTGATGAATGTGGTAAAGCTTTCAATCGAAGTTCACACCTCACTGGGCATCAAAGaatccacactggagagaaaccctatgagtgTAATGAATGTGGTAAGACCTTTAGGCAGACCTCTCAACTTATAGTTCATCTCAGAACCCACACAGGGGAAAAGCCCTATGAGTGCAATGAGTGTGGAAATACTTACCGACACAGCTCCCATCTTATTCAACACCAGAGACTCCATAATGGTGAGAAACCATATAAGTGTAATGAATGTGCAAAAGCTTTCACTCAGAGTTCCCAACTGATTGACCACCAGAGAACCCATACTGgggagaaaccttatgaatgcaCTGAGTGTGGTGAGGCCTTCATTCGTAGTAAAAGTCTTGTCCGACATCAGGTAGTTCACACTGGTAAAAAACCTTACAGGTGTAGTGAGTGTGGGAAAGCTTTCTGTTCTAATAGAAATCTTGTTGATCATCAGAGGATCCATACTGGGGAAAAACCTTATGAGTGTAATGAATGTGGCAAGGCTTTCAGTCGGAGTAAATGTCTTATTCGACATCAGAGCCTCCACACTGGGCAAAAAccatacaaatgtagtgattgtGGGAAAGCTTTCAATCAGAACTCTCAGCTTGTTGACCATGAACGAATTCATACCGGAGAAAAACCTTTTGAATGTAATGAGTGTGGTAAGGCATTCAGTCTCAGTAAATGTCTTATTCGACATCAGAGACTTCACACAGGTGAAAAGCCCTATAAATGCAACGAGTGTGGAAAATCCTTCAACCAAAACTCACACCTTATTATTcaccagagaattcacactggtGAGAAGCCTTATGAATGTAATGAGTGTGGGAAGGTCTTCAGTTACAGCTCCAGTCTCATGGTACATCAGAGAACCCATACAGGggagaaaccctataaatgtaGTGATTGTGGGAAAGCTTTTAGTGACAGCTCGCAGCTCATTGTGCACCAGAGGgttcacacaggagagaagcctTATGAATGTAttgagtgtgggaaagccttcagtcaGCGTTCCACTTTTAATCACCACCAGCGAACTCACATTGGAGAGAAGCACTCAGGTCTGGCTCACTCAGTTTCTTAA